Genomic window (Rhodothermus sp.):
GTGGGGTGGGTATCTGTGGTACCAGAAGCTGTTTGCTGCTTCGGAACTTTCTGCTGAGGCGCTTCCCGTCTTCGATGCCCGTCTGGTGCTTGTTTACATCGGTTCGCCTACCTGTGGACCGTCTAATCACCCGGACCTTCCGGCGCTGTTGCAGACGGTTCAGGCTCGCCTGAGGGCACATGCTGAAACGCATCGGCAGGGTGTGCACTTTGTCGGGATCGCCATCAGTCGTTCGCCCTCGGATGGTCTGCAACATCTGGAGCGGATGGGACCTTTCCATGAGGTGGCGGCCGGCGGGCGGTGGGCCAGCCTGGCCTTTCGCGGTGTACGGGCGCTTCTGGGGGGTGCGACAGCCACACCACAACTGGTATTCTATCAGGAAACCAAAGACGAAGCCCGACTGCTGCTCCGGCTGGTCGGAATCGATCGAATTCGTCGGTGGGTGCAGGCCGGGATGCCGCTGCCAGCGGTGGATACTACACGGGCTCACTAATGTCGGTGCAGAAAAATGAACGCCCGATCCATAGCCTGGGGATTATCGGTCTCCTTTTGGCCTGCCATGGCATCTCAAGGCCCTCAGGGTCCGCTGGGTGCTGTTGTCTGTTGCAGGAGCGGGGGGATGTAGTCCGGCAGGCGTCGCAGGGGGGCGTCTCTGAATTATAGGGATTATAGGGCGGGCGTCCCGTCCTCTGCCGCCATGCGCTGCTCAAAAACGCAACAAAGCGCCCATGGGCGCATGCTGCGCCATGAGCGTTCGGGCAGCCTCGCTGCGTACCAGCTCGATGGTGGCATCCTGGGCCAGGGCCATTTCGAGCGCGCGGTCGATAATATCTGCCTCAGCCGTAACCGGTTGGCCGCAGGCCGGGCAGGGTTTCGAAGCATCCAGCACGAGCAGATCGCAATGCGCGCAGTAACCACCCGGAACCTGGAACGCATCGTCCACGGCCACCGTCATAACGCGCCGCTGATTAATGGCGTCGATAACCGGCTCCACACCCCAGACGCCTCGCTCAGGCAGGCTTTCCTGGATCCGCTCCAGCGTGCGCATTTCTTCGCGCGCCTCGACGGCCCGCTGCACCGGCTCGATGGCTTCGGCTACCTGGTGCACCGGAGCATGCACATCCACCGAGAACTCGCCGCCCACCTGTTCACGGATGGCTTTCGGCAGATGCGTCAGGAAGATAGGTTTCAACTTTTCGGGGGCTGCAAATAGCAGGTAGCGGGCTTCAAACTGTTGAAAGACCAGGGACGCGATCGTGGCCAGGGCTTTACCTTCCTGATGGATAAGCTGCAGTTCCAGATCGTCCCGCTGGTTCCAGTCGATCCAGTCGGTGACCAAGCCCCGGAGTTTGGGCCCGGTCAGGGTCAGGACTTCTTCGACATAGCCGATCTGGCTGATGAAAAAGCGGCTG
Coding sequences:
- a CDS encoding peptide chain release factor 1 is translated as MEKSMVHLTETISPELRDRILHRLEAERIEPAYRLLTPAALRQLGSIQSADDPIISLYLELTPERRLKEAWHVAFKNLARAKLESLEDRQLRDQVASELARIELALKEGLPAMGRGVAFFVCESLGLWRQIALPLPLPDRLELASTPYTRPLVRTRDEHDRFVVALLSREHSRFFISQIGYVEEVLTLTGPKLRGLVTDWIDWNQRDDLELQLIHQEGKALATIASLVFQQFEARYLLFAAPEKLKPIFLTHLPKAIREQVGGEFSVDVHAPVHQVAEAIEPVQRAVEAREEMRTLERIQESLPERGVWGVEPVIDAINQRRVMTVAVDDAFQVPGGYCAHCDLLVLDASKPCPACGQPVTAEADIIDRALEMALAQDATIELVRSEAARTLMAQHAPMGALLRF